The Nocardia vinacea genome contains the following window.
TGCGACGATGCCCTCGGAACTCTCGGTGCCCTCCGGAATCGCGAACAGGCTGCGTGCCGGACGACGCCGGGCCCGATCCAGTAGCGCCCGCGCGCGGGCGTCGAGCACGGAGCCCTCCGGAACCCCCTCGGCTCCCGAGACATACGTCTCCGGCCCGGTATTGCGGTTGGGCCACACCATCACCACCGCGGTTTTCGCGCCGACGGTGCGTCGCAGTTCGTCCAGTCCGACGGCGAGCACCTCGACCACACTCGTCGCCGCGCCGACCGCGGTGGCCAGTCGTGACGCCGCCTGATCGCGGGCCTGCGCATCGTGTTCGGCGGTGACATCGCGGATGGTGCCGACGAAGATCTGCTCGTACTTCTCCGGTTCGACCATCGCACTGGTACTCACCGCGAGCCAGACCGTGCGGCCGTCGCGATGCTTGACCGGAATCACGAAACGCTGTGCCTCGCTACCGAGATCGGGATAGCGCGGACCTTCCGGCGTCGACCACGGATGCGGCAGTGGGAAAGGCAATTCCGATGCGCCGTAACCGGTCAGCGCGCCGAAGGCGGAGTTGACCTCGATGATGGTGCCGCGGGCGTCGGCCACGAAGAAGCCGTCCTGCAGCGACTCCACCAGGGCGGTGCGGAAGGCGTCGCGCCCGGCGAGATCGTCGATGCGCGAACGCTGTTGTTCGGCGCGGCGGGTGCCGTCGATATATCCCCGGGTGGCGATGTCCAGGGCAGCGAGAGTCTGCAGCAGGAATTCCAGTGCGGTCTCGGCGTGTTTGGCGGATTCGTCGGCCTTCGCGGCGCCCGATTCCGCGGCTTGCACCACCCGGTAATGGTTTTCGGTGAGATCGAGCAGGCTGATGCCCTCGACGAGAGCGCGCCGGCCGAGTTCGTAACCTTCCCCGAGGCCGGCCTGCGACGGTGAGTCCAAGTGCCGCCGTAGCGCATCTGCGTAGGCGTCGAGGAATGCGGCCAGCGCCGCGCTCATGTCTCCGCCTCGCTGGCGTTCGGCGCGGTGGCGGCTGCGTCTTTTGTTCGCTCGCTGCGCTCGCTCATTGCATTCCGCCGTTCACGCTGGTGCCTCCAGTACGCCGCCCCGGTGGCGGGCCGCGAGCACCAGTGCGTCGTCGGTGTCCTTGGCATGCCTGGCCAGGATTTCGGCGGTGATCTCGGCAGTGGATTTGGAAGGATCGATGCCGCTGTCGGCGGATTCGGTGACGATGCCGTCGGTCGACATCAACAGCAGATCGCCCGGACGCACCGGAACGGTCTGCACCTGTAGGTTCTGGGGTAGCCGATAGCCTACGATGCCACCGGTCATCAGGACCGTCGCGCGCATGGCGAGCCCGACCGGACCCGCGGTCAGAATCCGGGAATCGACATTGCCGACGCCGAGCCAGTGCACCGTATCGGATGCGCCGAACAGTGCCAAAGAGACTGCCGCACCGCGGGTGTCGGCCATGGCCCGATGACACAGCACCATCAGGACGTCCAGCGGTTCGGCGCGGTTCTCCGAGAGCACCTGCGCTGCGCGATCGGCGGCGTCCGCAGCCGCCGCGCCGTGGCCGAGTCCGTCGAGGACGGCGAAGAGCACCGAGCCGCCGCCTGCGTCGAGGACCACGCCGCGGTCACCGGAGACCCGCTGACCGGGCAGGGCACGGCCGGCCACCGCCCATTCGATCCGGCCGATGATCCCGTCCTCATGCACCGTTGGGTACCCACTTCCACATCTCCACCAACGTGCCGCGACCGGGTGCCGAATCGACGGTGAGCCGGTCCATCAGCCGGCGCGCGCCGGGCAGGCCGAGTCCGAGACCGCGGCCGGTGGAGTACCCGTCGTCGAGCGCGCGGGCGATATCGAGGATGCCGGGGCCCTGGTCCTCGGCCTGGACGACCAGCGCCTGTCGCCCCTCCCGGTCATCGACCAGCAAACGTATTTCACCACTGCCCGCGTAACTGGTTATGTTGCGGGCGATCTCGGAGATCGCCGTCGAGATCATGGTCATATCTGTCAGTGAAAATCCGAGCTTGGCCGCCAGCTCACGTCCGGCTTGACGTGCGATCACGATGTCACCCGACACCCTGACCGCGATCACCAAGTTCTCAGCGGCCACTGTCACGACCATCTCGCTGGCGGCGAGCCGGAGCCATGCGGTTCAGCCACGCCAAGCCCTCTTCCAGGTCGAGGGCGGTGTGCATGTCCTCGAAGGTGAGGCCCAACTGCACCATGGCGAACGCGACTTCGGGTTGCAATCCGACGATGACCGTTTCGGCACCGCGGAGCTGCGTCATGTGCGCGATGGTACGCAGCGATCTGGCCGCGAACGAATCCATGACATCGATCGCGGTGACGTCCACGATGATCCCGTGCGCCCGGTATCTACTGACCTGTTTCATCAGGTCGTCCTGGAGACGTTCGGTATCCGCGTCGGTCAGGGCTGACTGGACCGACGCGATCAGATAGGTACCTTGTTTGAGGATCGGAACCGGCATAGGGGGGCCCGATCAGCGCCCGTCGCGCTCGGTGAGCATTCGATCCGTGACGCGGGTCACCTCATAGCCGAGTAAGCGTTCCGCCTCTTCGATACCTCCCTGGAGGTCACCGACCGCGTTCATCTTGGACAGGTCGAGGCCGATGGTCACCAGTGTGAGGGCGATCTCGGAGGACAGGCCGGTGATGATCACATTGGCGCCCATCAGGCCGGATGCGTCGACGGTCTGCACCAGGTGGTTGGCCACCGTGGAGTCGATCGCGGGCACACCGGTGATGTCGATGACGACCACCTTCGCGCGATTGGCGCGGATGGCGCGCAGTAGCTGTTCGGTGAGCTGGCGGGCGCGTTGCGAGTCGAGCACACCGATGATCGGCAGGATGAGCAGCTGCTCACGCACCTGGAGCACCGGGGTGGACAGCTCGCGAATG
Protein-coding sequences here:
- a CDS encoding SpoIIE family protein phosphatase; its protein translation is MHEDGIIGRIEWAVAGRALPGQRVSGDRGVVLDAGGGSVLFAVLDGLGHGAAAADAADRAAQVLSENRAEPLDVLMVLCHRAMADTRGAAVSLALFGASDTVHWLGVGNVDSRILTAGPVGLAMRATVLMTGGIVGYRLPQNLQVQTVPVRPGDLLLMSTDGIVTESADSGIDPSKSTAEITAEILARHAKDTDDALVLAARHRGGVLEAPA
- a CDS encoding ATP-binding protein; amino-acid sequence: MVVTVAAENLVIAVRVSGDIVIARQAGRELAAKLGFSLTDMTMISTAISEIARNITSYAGSGEIRLLVDDREGRQALVVQAEDQGPGILDIARALDDGYSTGRGLGLGLPGARRLMDRLTVDSAPGRGTLVEMWKWVPNGA
- a CDS encoding STAS domain-containing protein gives rise to the protein MPVPILKQGTYLIASVQSALTDADTERLQDDLMKQVSRYRAHGIIVDVTAIDVMDSFAARSLRTIAHMTQLRGAETVIVGLQPEVAFAMVQLGLTFEDMHTALDLEEGLAWLNRMAPARRQRDGRDSGR